A single genomic interval of Planctomycetia bacterium harbors:
- a CDS encoding DUF58 domain-containing protein gives MSSSTPSRRPPNVRPVRAKRGAALGPLAPPKWVAARPWVGIRPGVNLVRAAIGLGGLASVYLLFPLPPLFWSIVASAVALVVAAFLEIRRVLSRFRSLRVERALPNVIGRNLPFVVAWRLANDGLEPIHGELRDVAPAHAEPRFMVPPFRLEPQAGESQIAQSFRIPIRGRHTFGPLWIRLHGDLGLIEIQREIDSGNVIKVLPEKFASREELMKDEGAAQMLLDKNVRTRSFGVGTEFESLVEFREGDDPRRIDWRTTARLRHPVVRRFQIERHRDVMVVVDCGRLMGAETDRGTKLDCAIDAGLILARTALQSGDRCGFALYDDELRGYLPPVSGVPSLQALAETVYAAKSEFRESDFGPIFSALQLRQAKRSLLIVISDIVDVETSAQFRASLAQLSKRHVVLLAALRTPMLDRIVREPVETMLDGAKKAVTFRIVRERALVMQSLRHAGVFVLDIEPSKLTVPLVNRFVELRAKNLL, from the coding sequence ATGTCGAGTAGCACGCCAAGCCGTCGCCCGCCGAACGTGCGGCCGGTGCGCGCGAAGCGCGGAGCCGCGCTCGGACCCCTCGCGCCGCCGAAGTGGGTTGCCGCTCGCCCGTGGGTCGGCATCCGGCCGGGAGTGAATCTCGTCCGCGCGGCGATCGGGCTCGGCGGTCTTGCGAGCGTCTATTTGTTGTTCCCGTTGCCGCCGCTGTTTTGGTCGATCGTCGCGTCGGCCGTGGCGCTCGTCGTCGCCGCGTTCCTCGAAATTCGCCGGGTGTTGTCGCGGTTCCGGAGTCTGCGCGTCGAGCGGGCGCTGCCGAACGTGATCGGCAGAAATCTCCCGTTCGTGGTCGCGTGGCGCTTGGCGAACGACGGCCTCGAGCCGATCCACGGCGAGCTGCGCGACGTCGCTCCCGCGCACGCCGAGCCCCGGTTCATGGTCCCGCCGTTTCGCTTGGAGCCGCAAGCGGGCGAGTCGCAAATCGCGCAAAGCTTCCGCATCCCGATCCGGGGTCGGCACACGTTCGGCCCCCTCTGGATTCGCTTGCACGGCGACCTCGGCCTGATCGAGATTCAGCGCGAGATCGATTCCGGCAACGTCATCAAAGTCTTGCCGGAGAAGTTCGCCTCGCGCGAGGAGCTGATGAAGGATGAAGGAGCCGCGCAAATGCTGCTCGATAAAAACGTCCGGACCCGGAGCTTCGGCGTCGGGACGGAGTTCGAGTCGCTCGTCGAGTTTCGCGAGGGAGACGATCCGCGCCGCATCGATTGGCGCACCACCGCCCGCTTGCGACATCCCGTCGTGCGGCGCTTTCAGATCGAACGGCATCGCGATGTGATGGTCGTCGTCGATTGCGGACGCTTGATGGGAGCCGAAACAGATCGGGGAACGAAACTCGATTGCGCGATCGACGCCGGCTTGATCCTCGCGCGCACGGCCTTGCAAAGCGGCGATCGTTGCGGCTTCGCTCTTTACGACGACGAGCTTCGCGGCTACCTGCCGCCGGTGTCGGGCGTGCCGTCGTTGCAGGCCCTCGCCGAAACGGTGTACGCCGCGAAGTCGGAATTTCGCGAGTCGGATTTCGGGCCGATCTTCTCGGCCTTGCAACTGCGGCAGGCGAAGCGATCGTTGTTGATCGTCATTTCCGATATCGTCGACGTCGAGACCTCGGCGCAGTTTCGCGCTTCGTTGGCCCAGCTGAGCAAACGGCATGTCGTGTTGCTCGCCGCGCTGCGTACGCCGATGCTCGACCGCATCGTGCGCGAGCCGGTCGAGACGATGCTCGACGGCGCGAAGAAGGCCGTGACGTTTCGGATCGTGCGCGAGCGGGCCCTCGTCATGCAATCGCTCCGGCACGCGGGCGTCTTCGTGCTCGATATCGAACCGAGCAAGCTCACCGTGCCGCTGGTAAACCGCTTCGTCGAGCTGAGAGCGAAGAACTTGCTGTAG